A stretch of Aristophania vespae DNA encodes these proteins:
- the rplM gene encoding 50S ribosomal protein L13: MKTTLSLKPAEVTRNWILIDAEGLVLGRLATIIANRLRGKHKPQFTPHVDCGDAVVVINADKIALTGNKVGQKLFHYHTGHPGGIKERSITQRLEGKNPGHVVMKAVERMITRGPLQRAQMKHLYIYAGTEHPHGGQNPVKLDVAALNRKNTLNSKS; this comes from the coding sequence ATGAAGACCACACTTTCGCTGAAACCTGCGGAGGTAACAAGGAATTGGATTTTGATCGACGCCGAAGGGCTCGTTCTAGGTCGCCTTGCAACGATTATTGCTAATCGACTCCGTGGTAAACATAAGCCTCAATTCACGCCACATGTTGATTGTGGTGATGCAGTTGTTGTTATTAACGCTGACAAAATTGCCCTTACAGGCAATAAAGTTGGCCAAAAGCTCTTTCATTATCACACAGGTCATCCTGGTGGTATTAAAGAACGCAGCATCACACAGCGTCTGGAAGGTAAAAATCCAGGTCACGTTGTGATGAAAGCGGTTGAGCGTATGATTACGCGCGGCCCGCTTCAACGCGCTCAGATGAAGCATCTTTATATCTACGCTGGTACAGAGCACCCCCATGGTGGTCAAAACCCTGTGAAGCTAGATGTTGCGGCTCTGAACCGTAAGAATACCTTGAACAGCAAGTCGTAA
- the rpsI gene encoding 30S ribosomal protein S9 — protein MSETQERLVAERTGTLQDLASVAPVTTNAAPVYEAKRDAQGRSYATGRRKDAVARVWLKPGKGDIIVNGRSVTTYFARPVLRMLITQPFLVVDRYNQFDIYCTVKGGGLSGQAGAVRHGISRALTHYEPELRPVLKAAGFLTRDSRVVERKKYGKAKARRSFQFSKR, from the coding sequence ATGTCAGAAACTCAAGAGCGCCTCGTCGCCGAGCGTACCGGCACGCTGCAGGATCTCGCTAGCGTTGCTCCCGTTACCACGAATGCTGCACCCGTTTATGAAGCAAAGCGTGACGCCCAAGGGCGTTCCTATGCAACTGGACGTCGTAAAGATGCAGTAGCTCGTGTATGGCTCAAGCCAGGTAAAGGCGATATTATCGTCAATGGCCGTTCCGTAACGACTTATTTTGCACGTCCTGTGCTTCGTATGCTGATCACTCAGCCATTCTTGGTTGTTGATCGCTATAACCAGTTCGACATTTACTGCACCGTAAAAGGTGGTGGACTTTCTGGTCAGGCTGGTGCCGTGCGTCACGGTATTTCACGTGCTCTTACTCATTATGAGCCAGAACTTCGCCCTGTTCTTAAAGCGGCTGGGTTCCTTACACGTGATAGCCGTGTTGTTGAGCGTAAAAAATACGGTAAAGCAAAAGCACGTCGTTCCTTCCAGTTCTCAAAACGTTAA
- a CDS encoding branched-chain amino acid aminotransferase has translation MTQFTFEKTPNPISQERRQALLQDPKFGRVFTDHMAVIRYNDEKGWHDAKVTPRQPLPIDPASTVLHYGQEIFEGLKAYRGEDGRPLLFRPQANAARFAASARRLAMAELPENLFLGAIEALLKLDHEWIPSGEGQSLYLRPFMIANEVFLGVKPATEYLFVLLACPVGAYFGSGCVPVWVTETYSRAAPGGTGEAKCGGNYAASLVAQMEAKEKGCEQVLFLDAVEKRYIDEMGGMNVMFVRRDGTVVTPPLSGTILRGITRDSLLKLGRHLGISMVEEKLSIDDVFAQAQSGEITEAFACGTAAVISPIGVLKRPSAIAQFGDGKNPGPVTLRLREALTTLQRGQSEDPFGWRYSVTL, from the coding sequence ATGACACAATTCACTTTTGAAAAAACACCTAATCCAATCTCGCAAGAACGCCGTCAAGCTTTATTGCAAGATCCAAAATTTGGCCGTGTCTTTACCGATCATATGGCTGTTATTCGTTATAATGATGAAAAAGGATGGCATGATGCAAAGGTAACGCCGCGCCAGCCACTGCCTATTGATCCAGCATCTACCGTTTTGCATTATGGGCAGGAAATTTTTGAGGGCCTGAAAGCTTATCGTGGTGAAGATGGTCGCCCGCTGCTTTTTCGCCCTCAAGCCAATGCTGCCCGCTTTGCAGCATCTGCTCGGCGGCTTGCTATGGCAGAATTGCCAGAAAATCTCTTTTTGGGTGCTATTGAGGCCCTGTTGAAATTAGATCATGAATGGATTCCCTCTGGGGAAGGGCAAAGCCTTTATTTGCGTCCTTTCATGATCGCAAATGAAGTCTTTCTTGGAGTAAAGCCGGCAACCGAATATCTCTTTGTACTTTTAGCCTGTCCTGTAGGGGCCTATTTTGGTTCGGGTTGTGTACCGGTCTGGGTGACCGAAACATATAGCCGCGCCGCACCAGGCGGTACAGGAGAAGCGAAATGTGGTGGTAATTACGCTGCAAGCCTTGTTGCGCAAATGGAAGCCAAGGAAAAAGGCTGCGAGCAGGTGCTTTTCCTTGATGCCGTTGAAAAGCGTTATATTGATGAAATGGGCGGCATGAATGTCATGTTTGTGCGGCGTGACGGTACTGTTGTAACGCCACCTCTAAGCGGCACTATTTTAAGAGGCATTACGCGTGATAGCTTATTGAAATTGGGCCGTCATTTAGGAATTTCGATGGTTGAAGAAAAACTATCCATTGATGATGTTTTTGCTCAAGCTCAATCTGGTGAAATTACAGAAGCTTTCGCTTGTGGAACAGCTGCTGTTATTTCTCCTATTGGAGTTTTGAAACGTCCTTCAGCTATTGCGCAGTTTGGTGATGGAAAAAATCCTGGCCCTGTCACCTTGCGTTTGCGCGAGGCGCTTACCACGTTGCAACGTGGCCAGTCAGAAGATCCTTTTGGTTGGCGTTATAGCGTTACCCTCTAA
- a CDS encoding tetratricopeptide repeat protein has protein sequence MGKILLNSTYLKPDHEQARSWFLIAAQAQYGPAYNMLGRCSHFGWGCDRELSQAVSYYQKAAQLGDLWGCYNLGIMTLRGLGIQANRADAYLLFRKAALQGHAKSMNLLARFIEEGWETPRNPQAALEWYKRSAEGEIIEGSIITPQL, from the coding sequence ATGGGGAAAATACTTCTTAACAGCACCTATCTTAAACCAGACCATGAACAGGCACGCTCCTGGTTTTTAATTGCGGCTCAAGCGCAATATGGACCGGCTTATAATATGTTAGGGCGTTGTTCTCATTTTGGATGGGGATGTGACCGTGAACTTTCTCAGGCTGTCTCTTACTACCAAAAAGCTGCTCAACTAGGTGATTTATGGGGCTGTTATAATCTTGGGATTATGACCTTACGTGGTTTGGGTATCCAAGCAAACCGTGCTGATGCTTATCTTTTATTTCGAAAAGCAGCTCTACAAGGTCATGCAAAATCTATGAATCTTCTTGCACGTTTTATAGAAGAAGGATGGGAAACACCCCGCAACCCTCAAGCTGCTTTAGAGTGGTATAAACGTTCTGCCGAGGGGGAGATTATAGAGGGCAGCATAATTACGCCACAGCTCTAG
- a CDS encoding M48 family metallopeptidase has translation MLSPPLIWRKNSRARRLSLRVDPAKRAVIITLPPRISKKEGLAFLHSQSLWVRRAFEELPLKALDARSILIEGINIPLFTEPNAKRGVWLDESGIHISGNAEHHERRLKDFLRRLAIERITPFVKIYSQNMALFPSTLALRDVRSRWGSCTRQGRLMLNWRLLLAPANIRDYVIIHELAHLKYFNHGSEFWSLVDQYCPQGKEGRVSAENWLKVHGPVLLSII, from the coding sequence ATGCTATCACCACCTCTGATCTGGCGAAAAAATTCTCGGGCAAGGCGGCTCTCTCTGCGGGTTGATCCTGCAAAGCGGGCCGTCATTATCACTTTACCGCCACGCATCAGTAAAAAAGAAGGACTTGCCTTTTTACATAGCCAGTCTCTTTGGGTGAGACGAGCCTTTGAAGAGCTTCCTCTTAAGGCTCTGGATGCTAGGTCAATTTTAATTGAGGGCATAAATATACCCCTTTTTACTGAACCCAATGCAAAAAGAGGCGTTTGGCTCGATGAGTCTGGCATCCATATAAGTGGAAATGCAGAACATCATGAACGGCGTTTGAAAGATTTCCTAAGGCGCTTGGCAATAGAGCGCATAACGCCTTTTGTTAAAATTTATAGTCAAAACATGGCCCTCTTTCCAAGCACTCTTGCATTACGAGATGTGCGTAGCCGCTGGGGAAGTTGCACTAGACAAGGCCGTCTTATGCTTAACTGGCGTCTTTTATTAGCTCCGGCTAATATTCGGGACTATGTCATTATTCATGAACTTGCTCATTTAAAATATTTTAACCATGGTTCTGAGTTTTGGTCATTAGTTGATCAATATTGCCCTCAGGGGAAAGAAGGACGCGTTTCGGCTGAAAATTGGCTTAAAGTGCATGGTCCAGTTTTGCTCAGTATCATTTAA
- a CDS encoding YcgN family cysteine cluster protein: MTEKIPFWKTTSLKDMTREQWESLCDGCGRCCLHKFREDETDEILWTNVGCRLLDKETCRCKDYEKRHKRIRDCITLTPELLEETDWLPASCAYRLLRDGFDLPKWHPLVSGSFDTIHESGASVRQRFINERYVDIIEDYITDWPGKWPETAKVQE; the protein is encoded by the coding sequence ATGACCGAAAAAATTCCTTTTTGGAAAACAACTTCCCTAAAAGACATGACCAGAGAACAATGGGAATCTCTATGTGACGGGTGCGGACGCTGTTGTTTGCATAAATTTCGTGAAGATGAGACAGACGAAATTTTATGGACAAATGTTGGGTGCCGCCTGCTTGATAAAGAGACATGCCGTTGTAAGGATTATGAGAAACGTCATAAGCGTATACGGGATTGCATCACACTTACTCCAGAACTTTTAGAAGAAACGGATTGGCTTCCCGCCAGTTGCGCTTATCGCTTATTAAGAGATGGATTTGATCTACCAAAATGGCACCCACTCGTTAGTGGGTCTTTTGACACTATTCACGAGTCAGGCGCTTCGGTAAGACAACGTTTTATTAATGAGCGTTATGTCGATATCATAGAAGATTATATCACTGACTGGCCCGGAAAATGGCCCGAAACGGCCAAAGTGCAAGAGTAA
- a CDS encoding extracellular solute-binding protein yields the protein MSCLSLQSIYDHFKRFCFLFFIAFTTSILLISCNFLPQAFAQNTVLKPLVFAVPETLLSKNWLFIPDNFKGHFITWDELLSTLHDGSLSHPPLWDAIMVSENNLALGCAQGWLKIFHENECGRSAGYLQSALIWDKKRIVEPPNWAALWDVIRFPGKRSFPQQARGTLETALLANGVPPAKIYATLSTQKGLQRAFNLLEQLRPYIVWYRTPNEYKELLLSKSIIFGVAPLSTLPPHDKKHKNLYFVPELEYSFYSRRYWGVPSYLSKNRIKLIEESLDTSEPHLSSLPKKLPASSLFIDDRFWMAHGPTLEPLFKKWLKSDFSDFKPITAPTHLRH from the coding sequence GTGAGTTGTCTTTCATTACAATCCATTTATGACCATTTTAAACGCTTCTGTTTTCTTTTTTTTATTGCATTCACGACTTCAATTTTACTCATTAGTTGTAATTTTTTACCGCAGGCATTTGCTCAAAATACAGTTTTAAAACCACTTGTTTTTGCAGTTCCCGAAACATTACTGAGTAAGAACTGGCTTTTTATACCAGATAACTTTAAGGGCCATTTCATTACATGGGATGAACTTTTATCCACCCTACATGATGGCAGCTTAAGTCATCCTCCCTTATGGGATGCCATCATGGTAAGTGAAAATAATCTTGCACTTGGATGCGCTCAGGGGTGGTTGAAAATTTTTCATGAAAATGAGTGTGGGCGTTCGGCTGGCTATCTTCAAAGTGCTTTGATTTGGGATAAAAAACGAATTGTAGAACCACCTAACTGGGCTGCATTATGGGATGTTATTCGCTTTCCTGGAAAAAGATCATTCCCTCAGCAAGCACGCGGCACATTAGAAACAGCCTTACTTGCTAATGGTGTGCCTCCTGCAAAAATATATGCAACCCTATCCACTCAGAAAGGCTTACAAAGAGCCTTTAACTTATTAGAACAGCTCAGGCCCTATATTGTTTGGTACCGCACACCAAATGAATATAAAGAGCTTTTGCTTTCAAAAAGTATAATTTTTGGCGTTGCACCTTTAAGTACCCTTCCACCCCATGACAAAAAACATAAAAACTTATATTTTGTCCCAGAACTTGAGTATTCTTTTTATTCTAGACGCTATTGGGGTGTCCCCTCTTATTTGTCTAAAAATCGGATAAAACTCATTGAAGAAAGTCTTGACACCTCAGAACCACATTTATCGTCCCTGCCAAAAAAATTACCAGCATCTAGTTTATTTATTGATGATAGGTTTTGGATGGCCCATGGTCCTACACTGGAACCCCTTTTTAAAAAATGGTTGAAATCTGACTTTTCGGATTTTAAGCCGATCACAGCCCCGACTCACCTAAGACATTAA
- a CDS encoding DUF1656 domain-containing protein encodes MLAEVDLFGIFVSPIAVYAVAAVLVTLLCRYFLWRVGALSWFWHVALFEIAFFVCVLCLMVIYV; translated from the coding sequence ATGCTTGCGGAAGTTGATCTCTTCGGTATTTTTGTTTCGCCTATTGCTGTTTACGCTGTTGCGGCAGTATTGGTGACACTCTTATGTCGTTATTTTTTGTGGCGTGTGGGTGCACTTAGCTGGTTTTGGCATGTTGCTCTTTTCGAAATTGCCTTTTTCGTTTGTGTGCTGTGTCTCATGGTGATCTATGTTTGA